In Paenibacillus sonchi, the genomic stretch ATCACCAGCGTGCCTATGCCCAGCTTGGCCATTACATATACAGGCAATACAACCTTGCGCATGGCGTAGCCTTCATAGTAGTGAAAACGGCCTTGCATAATCATAACGTCCTTGCCTTCCAGCTTCCCGATCACGAACCGTCCGGCATGGCCTTCCACCGTCGAACGCGGAAAGTGGGGAATTTCCTCGTAGGGCAAGTACACCGCATCTTCAATCTGATCGCCCAGATCGCCAAGGCCCGAGCCCAGAATCAGACCGATTGTTGGCGCGTAGGCCCCCAATTTGGCTTGAATATATTCAGCGGCTTCTTTCACCTGCATGCCGTAAGGGGTATTTGCGTGTTGTTGTGTCATCAGTAACATCCTCCCGGATCTCAATTGTGTATGGTAAAAAGTCAGTTCAGCCGAATGTTCCGGCCTACATCTTCGGAATTAACGCCAGCACCAGCTTCAAAAAGTGCCCACGCACTCGATCCGCCGTCTCCATAACCTCCGCATGGTTCAGCGGCTGATCCAGAATTCCGGCGGCCATGTTGGTGATGCAGGAAATCCCCAGCACTTCAATACCCGCATGACGGGCTACAATCGTCTCCGAAACCGTGGACATTCCTACCGCGTCCGCCCCCTGGCGGCGCAGCATCACGATCTCGGCCGGGGTTTCATAGCAAGGACCCAGCAGACCGGCATAGACACCTTCCTTGAATTCAAAACCCTGTGCTGCCGCAGCTTCCTTGGCCACCGCAATCAGGCGGGGGCTGTAGGCGGTAGACATGTCAGGGAACCGCACACCCAGCGCATTGTCATTCGGTCCAGTCAGCGGATTCCGTCCGGTGAGGTTCAGATGATCGGTAATCAGCATCAGATCGCCGGGTGTGAAGTCCGTATTCACGCCGCCAGCGGCATTGGTGACCAGCAGGCTGGCTACGCCCAGCTCCTTCATCACGCGAACCGGAAAAGCCGTCGTCTCCGGCCCATAGCCTTCATACATGTGGAAGCGGCCTTTCATCATCACTACACGGCGTCCCTCGATCATGCCGATCAGCAGTTCTCCCTCATGCCCTTCTACCGTGGACACAGGAAAATGCGGGATTTCATTATAGGGAATAACCACCTCATCGGTGATCAGATCCGCCAGGACGCCAAGGCCGGAGCCGAGAATCAGGCCAATCTCCGGGGCGACGGGACATTTATCTTTGATATAGACGGCTGCTTCCTGAATGTTGCTCTGGGTTACTACGTTCATGGTTATATTGCCTCCTAATGAGTTGTCAGAACTTCTTATCTGAACTCTATCGTACGAATTTACCTCGCAAGCATCGGCTTGATTACTTCA encodes the following:
- a CDS encoding purine-nucleoside phosphorylase produces the protein MNVVTQSNIQEAAVYIKDKCPVAPEIGLILGSGLGVLADLITDEVVIPYNEIPHFPVSTVEGHEGELLIGMIEGRRVVMMKGRFHMYEGYGPETTAFPVRVMKELGVASLLVTNAAGGVNTDFTPGDLMLITDHLNLTGRNPLTGPNDNALGVRFPDMSTAYSPRLIAVAKEAAAAQGFEFKEGVYAGLLGPCYETPAEIVMLRRQGADAVGMSTVSETIVARHAGIEVLGISCITNMAAGILDQPLNHAEVMETADRVRGHFLKLVLALIPKM